In Elaeis guineensis isolate ETL-2024a chromosome 1, EG11, whole genome shotgun sequence, a genomic segment contains:
- the LOC105036632 gene encoding cysteine-rich receptor-like protein kinase 10 isoform X2 — translation MFLSLPSSSSLFLIFSLFFLLHPPSVAVNEPCYRLTGNGNYTDYNGTYYQPRYQLCGKRNYTANSTYETNLNLLLPSLVSNASLPGGYFTTMIGQSPNQVYGLAICRGDVNASRCHSCLVTASQDIVRLCPYKIEAVVADDPCVILYTNMWELPPIKESDGAAMWTCKNITTDRHLFEKLRNELLSAIADWAAYNTTMKFATGEVNFTTGSPTIYGLVQCTPDMWASQCRQCLQDTIEEIPTTLHWAQGGWILQMRCFLRYELSTFFDGTPMIQLGSREKGNKKNVTGMVLTIAIPLVASSLLICITCISFWMRRKPAKNLLYKDIPLEEITHAESLLIDLSVLRSATANFSEENKLGAGGFGAVYRGTLPNGQEFAAKRLSTTSRQGLAELKNELVLVAKLRHKNLVRLLGVCLEEQEKLIVYEYVPNRSLDTILFDRIRHEQLHWERRHKIIHGIARGLLYLHEDSQLKVIHRDLKAGNILLDADMNPKISDFGLARLFSADRSHSITTRVVGTFGYMAPEYVMHGQFSIKSDVYSFGVLILEIITGRKNSGFSNSESGKYLLAYIWEQWSKGTVLEILDPCLCNNCPTTEVLRCMQIGLLCVQENPSDRPDMSTVVMMLNNDAVSLLAPSSPAFYIGHCVIYSYANSNEFDLCGGIRNQYLDRLIPMSLNEVSMTELAPR, via the exons ATGTTTCTGTCTCTCCCCTCCTCATCCTCGCTCTtcctcattttctctctcttcttcctcctccacccCCCATCCGTCGCCGTCAACGAACCCTGCTACCGTCTTACCGGCAACGGCAACTACACAGACTACAACGGCACCTACTACCAACCCCGTTACCAACTTTGCGGCAAGCGCAACTACACAGCCAACAGCACCTATGAGACCAATCTCAACCTCCTCCTTCCCTCTCTCGTCTCCAACGCCTCCCTCCCCGGTGGCTACTTCACCACCATGATCGGCCAGTCTCCCAACCAGGTCTACGGTCTCGCCATCTGCCGTGGCGACGTCAACGCCTCCCGGTGCCACTCCTGCCTCGTCACAGCCTCGCAGGACATCGTCCGCCTCTGCCCCTATAAGATCGAAGCTGTCGTCGCCGACGACCCGTGTGTCATCCTCTACACCAACATGTGGGAACTACCGCCAATAAAGGAGTCGGATGGAGCCGCCATGTGGACTTGCAAAAACATAACGACGGACCGTCACCTGTTCGAGAAGCTACGAAACGAGCTTCTGAGTGCTATAGCCGATTGGGCCGCATACAACACGACGATGAAGTTTGCCACCGGGGAGGTGAATTTCACAACGGGCTCCCCGACGATATACGGCCTGGTGCAGTGCACGCCAGATATGTGGGCAAGCCAGTGCCGTCAGTGCCTTCAGGATACAATCGAGGAGATACCGACGACGCTTCATTGGGCGCAGGGCGGATGGATATTACAAATGCGCTGCTTTTTAAGATACGAGCTCAGCACGTTCTTTGACGGGACACCCATGATACAGCTTGGTTCCAGAGAGAAAG GAAACAAGAAGAATGTGACAGGTATGGTTCTTACAATTGCCATACCTCTAGTGGCGTCATCCTTGCTAATCTGCATCACCTGCATTTCCTTCTGGATGCGGAGGAAGCCGGCAAAAAATTTACTCT ACAAGGACATCCCGCTGGAGGAGATCACACATGCTGAGTCACTATTAATTGATCTATCTGTGCTAAGATCTGCAACCGCCAACTTCTCTGAAGAAAACAAACTTGGAGCAGGTGGTTTTGGTGCAGTTTACAGG GGAACACTACCCAACGGGCAAGAATTTGCAGCGAAGAGGTTATCAACAACATCAAGGCAAGGACTAGCAGAGCTAAAAAATGAACTAGTTTTAGTTGCTAAGCTCCGGCACAAAAATCTTGTAAGGCTTCTGGGTGTTTGCTTGGAAGAACAAGAGAAGTTGATTGTCTATGAATATGTGCCTAACAGAAGTCTGGATACCATTCTTTTTG ATCGTATAAGACATGAACAGCTACACTGGGAAAGAAGGCACAAGATCATCCATGGAATTGCCAGAGGCCTACTATACCTACATGAAGATTCTCAGCTAAAAGTTATACATAGGGATTTAAAAGCTGGCAACATATTATTAGATGCAGACATGAACCCTAAGATTTCTGATTTTGGTTTGGCTAGGCTTTTCAGTGCAGACCGAAGTCACAGCATCACAACCCGAGTTGTCGGAACATT TGGGTATATGGCACCAGAGTATGTTATGCATGGGCAGTTTTCAATCAAGTCAGATGTATACAGCTTCGGTGTGCTTATTTTAGAGATCATAACAGGCAGGAAGAATAGTGGCTTCTCTAATTCAGAAAGTGGAAAATATCTTCTGGCCTAT ATATGGGAGCAGTGGAGCAAAGGAACAGTTTTGGAGATACTGGACCCATGTTTATGCAACAATTGCCCCACAACCGAGGTGCTAAGATGCATGCAGATTGGACTATTGTGCGTTCAGGAGAATCCATCTGATAGACCTGACATGTCAACAGTCGTTATGATGCTCAACAACGATGCTGTTTCTCTCCTGGCTCCTTCCAGTCCAGCATTCTACATTGGACACTGTGTCATATACTCATATGCTAATTCAAATGAATTTGATTTATGTGGTGGTATACGAAACCAATATTTGGATAGGTTGATACCGATGTCACTAAATGAGGTGTCAATGACGGAACTTGCACCTAGATAA
- the LOC105036632 gene encoding cysteine-rich receptor-like protein kinase 10 isoform X1, with protein MFLSLPSSSSLFLIFSLFFLLHPPSVAVNEPCYRLTGNGNYTDYNGTYYQPRYQLCGKRNYTANSTYETNLNLLLPSLVSNASLPGGYFTTMIGQSPNQVYGLAICRGDVNASRCHSCLVTASQDIVRLCPYKIEAVVADDPCVILYTNMWELPPIKESDGAAMWTCKNITTDRHLFEKLRNELLSAIADWAAYNTTMKFATGEVNFTTGSPTIYGLVQCTPDMWASQCRQCLQDTIEEIPTTLHWAQGGWILQMRCFLRYELSTFFDGTPMIQLGSREKGNKKNVTGMVLTIAIPLVASSLLICITCISFWMRRKPAKNLLSDKDIPLEEITHAESLLIDLSVLRSATANFSEENKLGAGGFGAVYRGTLPNGQEFAAKRLSTTSRQGLAELKNELVLVAKLRHKNLVRLLGVCLEEQEKLIVYEYVPNRSLDTILFDRIRHEQLHWERRHKIIHGIARGLLYLHEDSQLKVIHRDLKAGNILLDADMNPKISDFGLARLFSADRSHSITTRVVGTFGYMAPEYVMHGQFSIKSDVYSFGVLILEIITGRKNSGFSNSESGKYLLAYIWEQWSKGTVLEILDPCLCNNCPTTEVLRCMQIGLLCVQENPSDRPDMSTVVMMLNNDAVSLLAPSSPAFYIGHCVIYSYANSNEFDLCGGIRNQYLDRLIPMSLNEVSMTELAPR; from the exons ATGTTTCTGTCTCTCCCCTCCTCATCCTCGCTCTtcctcattttctctctcttcttcctcctccacccCCCATCCGTCGCCGTCAACGAACCCTGCTACCGTCTTACCGGCAACGGCAACTACACAGACTACAACGGCACCTACTACCAACCCCGTTACCAACTTTGCGGCAAGCGCAACTACACAGCCAACAGCACCTATGAGACCAATCTCAACCTCCTCCTTCCCTCTCTCGTCTCCAACGCCTCCCTCCCCGGTGGCTACTTCACCACCATGATCGGCCAGTCTCCCAACCAGGTCTACGGTCTCGCCATCTGCCGTGGCGACGTCAACGCCTCCCGGTGCCACTCCTGCCTCGTCACAGCCTCGCAGGACATCGTCCGCCTCTGCCCCTATAAGATCGAAGCTGTCGTCGCCGACGACCCGTGTGTCATCCTCTACACCAACATGTGGGAACTACCGCCAATAAAGGAGTCGGATGGAGCCGCCATGTGGACTTGCAAAAACATAACGACGGACCGTCACCTGTTCGAGAAGCTACGAAACGAGCTTCTGAGTGCTATAGCCGATTGGGCCGCATACAACACGACGATGAAGTTTGCCACCGGGGAGGTGAATTTCACAACGGGCTCCCCGACGATATACGGCCTGGTGCAGTGCACGCCAGATATGTGGGCAAGCCAGTGCCGTCAGTGCCTTCAGGATACAATCGAGGAGATACCGACGACGCTTCATTGGGCGCAGGGCGGATGGATATTACAAATGCGCTGCTTTTTAAGATACGAGCTCAGCACGTTCTTTGACGGGACACCCATGATACAGCTTGGTTCCAGAGAGAAAG GAAACAAGAAGAATGTGACAGGTATGGTTCTTACAATTGCCATACCTCTAGTGGCGTCATCCTTGCTAATCTGCATCACCTGCATTTCCTTCTGGATGCGGAGGAAGCCGGCAAAAAATTTACTCT CAGACAAGGACATCCCGCTGGAGGAGATCACACATGCTGAGTCACTATTAATTGATCTATCTGTGCTAAGATCTGCAACCGCCAACTTCTCTGAAGAAAACAAACTTGGAGCAGGTGGTTTTGGTGCAGTTTACAGG GGAACACTACCCAACGGGCAAGAATTTGCAGCGAAGAGGTTATCAACAACATCAAGGCAAGGACTAGCAGAGCTAAAAAATGAACTAGTTTTAGTTGCTAAGCTCCGGCACAAAAATCTTGTAAGGCTTCTGGGTGTTTGCTTGGAAGAACAAGAGAAGTTGATTGTCTATGAATATGTGCCTAACAGAAGTCTGGATACCATTCTTTTTG ATCGTATAAGACATGAACAGCTACACTGGGAAAGAAGGCACAAGATCATCCATGGAATTGCCAGAGGCCTACTATACCTACATGAAGATTCTCAGCTAAAAGTTATACATAGGGATTTAAAAGCTGGCAACATATTATTAGATGCAGACATGAACCCTAAGATTTCTGATTTTGGTTTGGCTAGGCTTTTCAGTGCAGACCGAAGTCACAGCATCACAACCCGAGTTGTCGGAACATT TGGGTATATGGCACCAGAGTATGTTATGCATGGGCAGTTTTCAATCAAGTCAGATGTATACAGCTTCGGTGTGCTTATTTTAGAGATCATAACAGGCAGGAAGAATAGTGGCTTCTCTAATTCAGAAAGTGGAAAATATCTTCTGGCCTAT ATATGGGAGCAGTGGAGCAAAGGAACAGTTTTGGAGATACTGGACCCATGTTTATGCAACAATTGCCCCACAACCGAGGTGCTAAGATGCATGCAGATTGGACTATTGTGCGTTCAGGAGAATCCATCTGATAGACCTGACATGTCAACAGTCGTTATGATGCTCAACAACGATGCTGTTTCTCTCCTGGCTCCTTCCAGTCCAGCATTCTACATTGGACACTGTGTCATATACTCATATGCTAATTCAAATGAATTTGATTTATGTGGTGGTATACGAAACCAATATTTGGATAGGTTGATACCGATGTCACTAAATGAGGTGTCAATGACGGAACTTGCACCTAGATAA